The following are encoded together in the Pedobacter steynii genome:
- a CDS encoding DUF1501 domain-containing protein, whose protein sequence is MEKDFLEHGLNFNRRRFLSRLSLGLGSVALGSLLIPDLFTGGMEESSLPPGIPDFAPKAKRVIYLFQNGAPSQLESFDYKPKLREMMGQELPASIRAGQRLTGMTANQASFPLVGSYYDFKQYGDSRAWVSDLFPYTAKVVDDICIIKSMHTEAINHDPALTFFQTGAQQGNRPSMGAWLSYGLGSENKNLPAFTVLLSRGKGNGQGVYSKLWTNGFLDSTHQGVQFSSGEDPVLYLKDPEGLNRFERRKMLDKLSELNNISYQEFGDPEISAKVQQYEMAYRMQTAVPEITDLSKEPDDIIKLYGPDCLVPGTFAANCLLARKLSENGVRFVQLYHQGWDQHGNLPSEMAGQAKDVDQASAALITDLKQRGLLDETLVIWGGEFGRTNYSQGKMTKDNYGRDHHPRCFSIWMAGGGVKPGIVYGESDEFGYNVISNPVHVHDFQATVLHQLGLNHEKLTFKHLGRRYRLTDVSGKVIKDILI, encoded by the coding sequence ATGGAAAAGGATTTTTTAGAACATGGCCTTAACTTTAACAGGCGTCGTTTCTTATCCAGGCTAAGTTTAGGCCTTGGCAGTGTGGCCTTAGGGTCGCTATTGATTCCCGATTTGTTTACCGGTGGCATGGAAGAAAGTAGTCTTCCCCCGGGAATCCCGGATTTTGCGCCCAAAGCAAAAAGGGTGATTTATTTATTCCAGAATGGGGCACCCTCACAGTTGGAATCTTTTGATTATAAGCCTAAGCTGAGAGAAATGATGGGGCAGGAGCTCCCAGCTTCTATCCGTGCGGGGCAGCGACTTACCGGAATGACCGCCAATCAGGCTTCTTTTCCATTGGTAGGCTCGTATTATGATTTTAAGCAATATGGGGATTCCAGAGCGTGGGTAAGCGACTTATTTCCGTATACCGCAAAGGTGGTGGATGATATCTGCATCATTAAATCTATGCATACCGAAGCGATCAACCATGACCCGGCTTTGACCTTCTTTCAGACCGGTGCCCAGCAGGGCAACAGACCGAGTATGGGTGCCTGGCTGAGTTATGGTCTGGGAAGTGAAAATAAAAACCTGCCTGCTTTCACAGTACTACTTTCAAGAGGTAAAGGCAATGGTCAGGGTGTCTATTCTAAACTGTGGACCAATGGATTTCTCGATTCTACCCATCAGGGGGTGCAGTTTAGCAGCGGAGAAGATCCGGTGCTTTACCTGAAAGATCCGGAAGGGTTAAACAGGTTTGAAAGGAGAAAGATGCTGGATAAGCTTTCTGAACTCAACAACATCTCTTATCAGGAATTTGGTGATCCCGAAATCAGTGCGAAAGTGCAGCAGTATGAGATGGCCTATAGAATGCAAACCGCAGTGCCTGAAATCACTGACCTTAGTAAAGAACCGGACGATATCATTAAACTTTATGGACCGGATTGCCTGGTGCCAGGTACGTTTGCCGCCAATTGTTTACTTGCTAGAAAACTAAGCGAAAATGGAGTCCGTTTTGTTCAGCTATATCATCAGGGTTGGGACCAGCATGGCAATCTCCCTTCTGAAATGGCAGGGCAGGCGAAGGACGTAGATCAGGCTTCAGCAGCATTGATTACAGATTTGAAACAAAGAGGATTACTGGATGAGACGCTGGTGATCTGGGGTGGTGAATTTGGCCGTACCAATTATAGTCAGGGCAAGATGACAAAAGACAATTACGGAAGAGACCATCACCCGCGCTGCTTCAGCATCTGGATGGCGGGGGGTGGAGTAAAACCGGGAATTGTATATGGAGAATCGGATGAGTTTGGATACAACGTCATTTCAAATCCGGTACACGTGCACGATTTTCAGGCCACTGTTCTCCATCAGCTGGGGCTAAATCACGAAAAACTAACTTTTAAACATCTTGGGCGTCGTTACCGGCTGACAGACGTTTCGGGAAAGGTGATAAAAGATATCCTGATCTAA